A single region of the Micropterus dolomieu isolate WLL.071019.BEF.003 ecotype Adirondacks linkage group LG02, ASM2129224v1, whole genome shotgun sequence genome encodes:
- the LOC123984944 gene encoding transmembrane protein 106B-like — protein sequence MGAVHSRCDGGSTGSGSQHSRYGQDDDSQRIIEKEDINKQSCSRRRSSGETVHCPTCQGTGRIPRGQESKLVAVIPCNDQRLSPRHTKLYVATSVGLCLLVSSLVVFFLFPRSVLLSLVAIESSFVYFTEDDVQINITNVLNITNHNFAAVQAYNLTVQALNFDTVVGTVSIKNVTSVQPLSIKMYSFVIPIRLTDPDMSNYCRRVSLPVHILYLHLQMSMTVYYLAHYEQLSLETYEYIDCGTNSTIPHSVQPPPS from the exons ATGGGGGCAGTTCACAGCAGGTGTGATGGTGGCTCTACGGGGTCGGGATCGCAGCACAGTAGGTACGGCCAAGACGATGACAGCCAGCGTATAATTGAGAAGGAGGACATCAATAAGCAGAGCTGTAGCAGGAGACGCAGCTCAGGAGAGACAGTGCACTGTCCCACCTGCCAGGGTACAGGACGCATACCCAGag GTCAGGAGAGCAAGCTCGTGGCCGTCATCCCCTGTAATGACCAGAGGCTGAGTCCCAGACACAC GAAGCTGTACGTTGCTACGTCGGTTGGTCTGTGCCTCCTGGTCAGCTCCCTGGTGGTGTTCTTCCTGTTCCCACGCTCTGTCCTTCTTTCTCTAGTAGCCATCGAGTCATCATTTGTTTACTTCACTGAAGACGATGTCCAAATTAACATCACG AATGTCCTGAACATCACCAACCACAACTTTGCAGCGGTGCAGGCATACAATCTGACTGTGCAGGCCCTGAACTTTGACACGGTGGTGGGAACAGTTTCCATTAAGAATGTCACCTCTGTCCAACCACTATCCATAAAAATG TACTCCTTTGTGATCCCCATCAGGCTGACAGACCCTGACATGAG taacTACTGTAGGAGGGTTTCCCTGCCCGTCCACATTCTGTATCTGCACCTGCA GATGTCTATGACGGTGTACTACCTGGCCCACTATGAGCAGCTCTCGCTTGAGACATACGAGTACATCGACTGTGGCACAAACAGCACCATACCACACAGTGTGCAACCACCACCCTCCTGA